The segment GAAATCATTAAAAGTCGTCGCTGAACACGAAATATGCCACCTGGGCTTAAACAATATACTGGCGGCAAAGGACTCAAAAGACTTCTCATGGATGGAAGAAGGCACCTGCATGGTCTTCTCCCACGAGCCATTCAGTGATATGAAAGTATCCAAATACATATTAAGCCAGGGGTTCCTGACTCCAAAGGAGATCGCGAGCGCCGTTAACAGTGAGAACTATAACGTCACCAAGAACGGCTACATGCAGTCATACAGCCTGATCAAGTTCATAACGGACAAGTACGGTATGGATGAAGTGGTAAAAATGATGAAATCGAAGGAGACCAGCTACGAGAAAGCGTTCGCCGAGACCACGGGGACGGATTTCAGCACGCTCTATGCCCAGTGGCAGGCACACGTAAAGAGCGAGGCCCAGGACATCGAGATACCGGCCGCCTGGTC is part of the Methanocella sp. genome and harbors:
- a CDS encoding peptidase MA family metallohydrolase encodes the protein MAVICILLLLLAGSANAMTVGERTRHFEVYFADPSMADSQNGVGQTLESAYKEINGYLGTCPVYIKVLVVGKKTMDQVGEHVEAFSAWSNKSSSIVLREQSCNDKKSLKVVAEHEICHLGLNNILAAKDSKDFSWMEEGTCMVFSHEPFSDMKVSKYILSQGFLTPKEIASAVNSENYNVTKNGYMQSYSLIKFITDKYGMDEVVKMMKSKETSYEKAFAETTGTDFSTLYAQWQAHVKSEAQDIEIPAAWSFYPYLRNEIGLSEFLA